The Mercenaria mercenaria strain notata chromosome 8, MADL_Memer_1, whole genome shotgun sequence genome has a segment encoding these proteins:
- the LOC123554142 gene encoding uncharacterized protein LOC123554142, with amino-acid sequence MFQRLRRQDERSGDNFSCNDVHYTFDFSQYVKLPHHTREKGPTYFIQPRKIQIFGYRVDGDKQYNFLIDENETIGRDGQLVHGPDAVISMLDHAFANYSLGENECSLHADNCFGQNKNRYVLGYLSWRIMTQRHQKITYMMQLPGHTRCLIDAGFGNIKTLYRRKDCDTLQHIAEVVSNSSHSNQPVTYGGGSGWVWRAWKTFIGDRFKKVHNVAKYHFFRFSSEEPGVVYMRQSAVDENEVRFVICKTHLLEMARDDVPSQIVPPGLSAERVRYLYRHVRPLVRRPFQDVLCPAPEES; translated from the exons ATGTTTCAGAGATTAAGGCGACAAGACGAAAGAAGTGGAGACAACTTTTCATGCAACGACGTACACTACACGTTCGATTTCTCACaatatgtcaaattaccccaccacACCAGAGAAAAAGGCCCGACATACTTTATTCAACCCAGAAAAATCCAGATCTTTGGATACAGAGTGGATGGAGACAAACAGTACAACTTCCTTATTGATGAGAATGAGACAATAG GACGTGATGGCCAATTGGTACATGGACCTGACGCTGTAATATCTATGTTAGACCATGCATTTGCCAACTATAGTCTGGGTGAAAATGAGTGTAGCTTGCATGCAGACAACTGCTTTG GTCAAAACAAGAACCGTTACGTCCTCGGTTACCTGTCTTGGAGAATTATGACGCAGCGTCACCAGAAAATCACGTACATGATGCAACTTCCTGGACACACACG gtGTTTGATCGATGCAGGATTTGGGAACATTAAGACACTGTACCGTAGGAAGGATTGTGACACATTACAACATATAGCTGAAGTCGTTAGCAACAGTTCCCATAGTAACCAGCCTGTTACCTATGGCGGAGGAAGTGGATGGGTTTGGAGGGCATGGAAAACTTTCATTGGTGATAGATTTAAGAAAGTGCACAATGTCGCAAAATATCACTTCTTCCGTTTTAGTTCTGAGGAGCCAGGGGTTGTGTACATGAGGCAGTCAGCTGTTGATGAAAACGAGGTGCGCTTCGTTATTTGCAAAACGCACCTGTTGGAGATGGCCAGAGATGACGTCCCGTCTCAGATAGTTCCTCCCGGTCTTTCTGCTGAACGTGTGCGTTACCTGTACCGGCACGTGCGTCCTCTAGTCAGACGACCATTTCAGGATGTTTTATGCCCTGCTCCAGAAGAGTCGTAA